A region from the Microcebus murinus isolate Inina chromosome 27, M.murinus_Inina_mat1.0, whole genome shotgun sequence genome encodes:
- the FABP2 gene encoding fatty acid-binding protein, intestinal isoform X1 produces the protein MAFDGTWKVDRSENYDKFMEKMGINVLKRKVAAHDNLKLIITQEGNKFTVKESSILRDVEIVFELGVTFNYSLADGTELSGTWNLEGNKQVGKFKRLDNGKELNAVREIIDGELVQVRCKKIYNYFPKAKVIT, from the exons ATGGCATTTGATGGTACTTGGAAGGTAGACCGGAGTGAGAACTATGACAAGTTCATGGAAAAAATGG GTATTAATGTACTGAAAAGGAAGGTTGCAGCTCATGACAATTTGAAACTGATAATTAcacaagaaggaaataaattcacAGTCAAAGAATCAAGCATTTTGCGAGATGTTGAAATTGTTTTTGAACTTGGTGTCACCTTTAATTACAGCCTCGCAGACGGAACTGAACTCAGT GGAACCTGGAACCTTGAGGGAAATAAACAAGTTGGAAAATTCAAACGGCTAGACAATGGAAAGGAACTGAATGCTGTCCGAGAAATTATAGACGGCGAACTAGTCCAGGTGCGTTGTAAAAAGATTtataactattttccaaaggcAAAAGTGATTACATAA
- the FABP2 gene encoding fatty acid-binding protein, intestinal isoform X2: MAFDGTWKVDRSENYDKFMEKMGINVLKRKVAAHDNLKLIITQEGNKFTVKESSILRDVEIVFELGVTFNYSLADGTELSGTWNLEGNKQVGKFKRLDNGKELNAVREIIDGELVQTYMYEGAVAKRIFKKQ; this comes from the exons ATGGCATTTGATGGTACTTGGAAGGTAGACCGGAGTGAGAACTATGACAAGTTCATGGAAAAAATGG GTATTAATGTACTGAAAAGGAAGGTTGCAGCTCATGACAATTTGAAACTGATAATTAcacaagaaggaaataaattcacAGTCAAAGAATCAAGCATTTTGCGAGATGTTGAAATTGTTTTTGAACTTGGTGTCACCTTTAATTACAGCCTCGCAGACGGAACTGAACTCAGT GGAACCTGGAACCTTGAGGGAAATAAACAAGTTGGAAAATTCAAACGGCTAGACAATGGAAAGGAACTGAATGCTGTCCGAGAAATTATAGACGGCGAACTAGTCCAG ACTTACATGTATGAAGGAGCAGTAGCCAAGAGGatctttaaaaagcaatga